Genomic segment of Saccopteryx bilineata isolate mSacBil1 chromosome 9, mSacBil1_pri_phased_curated, whole genome shotgun sequence:
TGAGGCTTCACCAGGCACAGCAGCTGTACTGAGGGCAGAAGGACCCAGAGCACAGCAGATGGGGACAGTTGCACCCCCTTCACTGGCTGCACAAGTAAGGACAGGCAGATGCTGAGGGTTTTCTCTGTTGGTACCACTTGGGTTCCACAGCCAAAAGTGAATCTGCGCCACCAAGAGAGGGCAGTCGTGAGATGTTAGTGGGGACTGAAAACTTCCTTTGGGTCATTTGATATAGAAGCCCCAGGAAAAGAATCAACTGCCCCTACCCAAAGGGGCTCTAAGGACCCTTGGATCCCTGCTGTATTTCCAAGATGAGATCAGCAGATCCTCCACAGGAGTGCTCAAGCTTCCCTAAATAACAGAGCATCTCTCCGGGGATTAAGGAGGTCATCTTGGCTGGTGGCCACACAATGGGTGGCTGAGTAAGAGGAAGGACGGTGTGGGCAAAGGGTTGGCCCAGGTATCTGTGAGTGTTATCTATGtctgggagggggaaagagaaggaagacaggGTATAAATAGAAACCTTTCGAGGCCCAGGAACAGGTGAATAAGCAGAAGGCAGTCACGTGCCCTCTGAAAGCCACATGCACGGCAGCATGGTGCCAGGCCATGGTCCACAGAACAGACTCGTGCCTTCTCCTGTCTGTGCATGACCTGCCCTTCCACGCTCCCCCATCAAACAACAGACAAGGTACACATGCCACAGGTAAGGTGGAAGTGTGGGCCTGGGTCCCCAATTCCACCACTTCCCAGCTTCTCagagcctgttttctcatctgcaacaCTGTGGGAATGTAAGATACAGCCTTGCCTCCCACTGTCTCTGCACCGGTTCTACAGATTCACCACCATAACTACTGTGCCACCCACAAGGCCACAGCTGTCAAAGCGCACCAATGCAGCACCTGATCCTCAAAAGGCTCTGCCAGCAAGGCAGGCCTGCTTCACAGCCATAGAAACACCCTGGGGCTCTCAGGGGACTGTCCATAGGCTGTTGCAAAGTGCACATGCTTTGCCCTCTCTGATTAAACTTCCTGTGACCACATGTTTGAACTTCTTAAAATTCCAGAATCCCAGACAGCCCTTTCTCTCATCCAATAAGCTTTCTGTATACCTGGGGTCAACTTCTAAAGCATTGTCTCCAAAGGCAAGGGGCCCACTGGGAAAGGGTCCCACTCCCCCAGGCCGTCTGACTCCGCTGGTCACCACTAAGGCTGATCAGCTGGGTAAGCTTTGGAGTTCAGGGCTTGTGTTCATCAATCCTACCGTTTTGGGTGTAAGCAGGGGGTGGGGCTGGTATAACGGGCTGGAGCGAGAGTTCTCCCAGGCTGGGCTCCACGCACGCTCCCACGCCGTGTGAACTGGAACCTGCTGGACTTCCACCCAGCCCTGACCTCCGCCCTTTAGTCGGCAGCGAGTGGGTGCGCCAGGCCCCAGGGGTCGACGTGACTCGCGGCGCGCGCCAGGGAAGTCCCGTGGGCAGGACACGCCGGCCACACGCTCCTGCCCCCACGCCGCGCACCTGTCCTGGGCGTGGCCCTGAAGCCCAGTCCCGCGGCCCCGCCTCGCCCCGCCCCGGCCGCGCCGAGCGCTGGTTGGCTGAGGCGACGGGCTATGCTAATGATTCTGACCCTGCTAGCACCTGCCGCGGCATTGCCCGCCGCTTTCTGTGGACTCGCAAGTGGGACCCACGCCCGCGAGGAACCATGCCGCGCTCTTTCCTGGTGAAAACGCACTCCAGCCACAGGGTCCCCAACTACGGAGAgctggagacacagagaggtaTGCGCTGCCGGCCTCCCCAGCCGCTGTCCAGGGCTCCAGCTCCCgcggggcaggaggaggaggccccTAGGAGCCAGTGGGGGGGCGGTGCGGTCGGGGAGACACCTGTCCCAGGTGGGAGGAGAGGCGTTAGCTCACAGCCTGGCTGGAGCCGAGGCCCCGGGGCTGGAGGTAGGGAAGTGGTTCAAGTTCGGAGCGTGTAGGGATTCTCTCCCCACTTAAGTCTCTGGGCCCCCAATCGCTCTGGACTTTCATCCTATGGCCTGGAGCGCCCATCCCAGCTAGGGGACCCCGGAACCATCTTCCTAGGGCAGGAGGTTTAGGAGTCCCAGGAATGGTGGGAAGAGAGCCGGAGGTCCACCTGGGGCTGCTGTCCAAGGGCTCCCGAGGAACATCCTGGCTTAGATGGTGACCACAGGGGCCGGGAAGAGTGACCAAGGACTCAGTGGTGCCAAGGCCTAGCTTTTCCAGCGTTCCGAGGGCTTCTCCAGCGCCTCCTCACCCCTCTTAAAGGTCTCCTTCCTTCTGGCTTCCCCTCACCCCTGTGGAGGTTCCTCATGGCACGCTGGGCTAAGGGGCTGCAATTCTCCTCGGGGTCTCCGTGGGAGATGGGAGTCCAGGGCTCAGCACTGTCCCCTCATTTGCATTCCCTACTGCTGGGCACGGAGACACAGGGAGGTCCTGGGACAAAGACTTCTAGGATAGTCAGAGCTGGCCCCCTAGCTCAGCAGCTTTTTGGGGTAAAGACACTCTGGGAGACTGCTCCGTGAGTCAGAGTGGGAGAGGGGAAGACGGACACTGTGAAGGCCAGGGCACCTCAGTGCCTTATAGAGCTCTCAGAACCTAACGTGGGGAGGGAGTTTCTGACCAGTACCGAGGCAGAGCTACCACCAGGGGGCGCCTTCCAAGACCTAGAGCCTCAGGCTCCCTGTGTACGCCTCACTTCTGGGTCCTGAAATCAAGGTAGAGTCACCACCagcagttttataaaataaaatagaacagaaacTATCAGAGTGCAGTGCTCCAGATAAAGGaaacttttgttttatatatatatatatatatatatatgacaacacattatatatataatgacaaCACATGGGTCatagttttaaaagtttaaaaaaccaCTGTGTAGAGGCCCTCCCTGGTCAggtggtttagtggatagagcatcatccaagCAACCAAggagtgaacaactaagtggaacaagttgatgcttctttctttctctctctttctctctccctctcttcctcctttcctttctctttctctccttctctcttaaaTCCACGAGAGAAAAACACTGTATAAAGTCCAGTCATACAGTGTGCTCACTTCACTATTCGAATGCGCAAGTCTGAGCAACTCTGTAAGGCCCAGTGAGGGACTGTCTGAGAATAGTTTTGCAGTCCATTAGCTCTCTCTGctaccctccttccccttcccaatCCCAGGCCAGAGatttatttcaacatataaagaataagaaatgagTTGAAGGCTGATTGGGGATTTGGGCTTTGGGGAGATGCAGAATTTAACTCTCATCTACTAAACTGTTTACTTTGGGGGACTGCCATTCAGGTTAAACATGGGGGATGCTGGCCCACAAATGTGGGAGCAACAGGCTAAGGACAGAGAACAGCTCCTCTGGACCAGGAGAACTGGCAAGCAGCTGTGTGTACCATGTCAGGACATCAAGGGGTAATTGGGAGGTGACTGGAAGCTAATTACCTATTCTACATGGGGTGGCCTGCTGCCAGTGCTCTGAATTAATGCTGCATGGGAGCCTGGGGGTGCACTGTGAGCTGGGGCTCTGAGAGAGGGTGCACCCTGCCTAGCAGTGAGAGAGCCTTCCTCAGCCTCATGAAGGCCATTTTGGGATTTTGTAAggtgtttctcttttcttgttcttaaagAGGAACTGAGATTCCTCCTCTAGACCCCATGGTTTCCGGACCGTTATCACTTCCCCAGCTGACACCTCTATCTTTCAGGCCTTTCCCTCCAGGCCAGGCTGCTGATGGCCTAGAAGATGGGTTTGAAATTGGACCCGAGGTGCAAGTTTGAGAACGCAATACTCTGGGACTGAGCCTTCACCTTTCCgttctctctccttctgccttTCTAGAAGTCAGCGGCTCCTGTTCTGCCTGTGGGGGGCTGGTGGTGCCCCTACTCCTCCCCGACAGGGCAGCCCCTCCCTTGCCTGGTgaccctgcccagccctgggagCACAAGTCTGTCATCACCTGCAtttccctgcccctcccagaaGCTCGGGGGGACTCTGAGCCAGACCCCTTGGAAGTTAGCCTGATGGACCCTCGTGCAGGCCAGGCTCCCTGTGTACCCCTCAAACACAGCCTGAACCACCTCAACCTACCTCCACTGCTGGTACTGCCCACACGGTGGCCCCCAATTCTGGGCCCAGGCGGGGACCAGGCTCCAGACAGACTTCTGGGGGCTGAGCAGGCCACCTGCCCCCCAGGTGGCTTCCAGTGcatccattgccacaagccctaCCATACGCTGGCTGGGTTGGCCAGGCACCGACAGCTGCACTGCCACCTGCAGGCTCAGCGCTGCTTTACCTGCAAGTATTGCGACAAGGAGTACTCCAGCCTGGGCGCCCTCAAAATGCACATCCGCACGCACACGCTGCCCTGCATTTGTGCCATCTGTGGCAAGGCcttctccaggccctggctgctgCAGGGCCACATCCGGACCCACACAGGTAGGACAGTGTCAGGTCCGCAAGAGGGATctgggtgggagtgggagtgggaccTGGATGttagaaggaggggaggggtaattTTAGAAACAAGAGGATGGACATTCACAGCTTCTGCTCTCCAGTATATTCGTGTCTTGGGACTGTTCCAAAAGTCCCACAATCTGGAAGCTCAAAACTTCAGAAATGTCCTTTCTTACTGTCTGGAGGCCAGAAACCCAAAGTCCAAATGTCCCAGGGTTCCTCCTTCCAAAGGCTCTAGGGCAGAATTTgtcctgcctcttccagcttctgggggCTCCAGGCATTCCCTGGCTTGTGGTCacatcactccaacctctgctTCCAACCTCACATGACCTCTCCACCCTGTGTGTCTATGTCAAATTTCTCTCTtgctataaggacaccagtcatatcgAATCAGGGCCACAAACTGCaggatgacctcatcttaacctgCTGGCACCTGCAAAgcccctatttccaaataagctcACATCTACAGGTACTGGGGGTTAGAACATGATGTCTCTATTTTGGAGGACAGCATTTAACCCGTAACGCCCAGCAAAGCATGGGATGCACAGGGATTCAGCAGGGTCTGAGTCTTACATCCCATGGCCTTCCAGAATTCTGGAACAGGAGATGGGAGTGGGAAAGACTTGCCTGGGGTAAGAACCATAGGTGTCACAGCCTATCTGAAGGACAGAGATGACAGCTGAGTCTTCACTTAGAATCTGGGGGCCTGGAGCAAACCTGTCCATGTGTGAAAGAGAGGCCAGGAACCCACAAGCAACGAAGGAGAGAAGAGCAGTtctggagaggagacaaagacagaaacagagataggAGAGGGACGTGGGCAGAGAGCTGAAGGAACCCTAAGAACCTTAGCCTCTCCATTCCGTAGATTACGATACACTACCCAGAAAGAGTGGAAGAGGCCTGCTCTGTGCAGGGGTAGCTAGTAGCTGAAGTGGACTTCAGCCCAGGTCTTTGCCTGGAGCCCAGGAATTTGTCAAGCAGAGTGGGCAATGGGAACAGGGAGACAGAGCTCCCAGAATGTCTTTGGTCCTGATCACAGACAAGGACCCCCCCCTCCAGTTACAACACATACTTTCTGTAACTGGAGCCTCCCTCCCTAATCCTAAGTCACGGCTCCATGACAAGAATGTTCTGAGTCACACCTGGGTGGAGGCTGGAAAGAAGCCGTTTTCCTTGACCCTTTGCTGAGGATGCCACACATCATCAGAGGCTCAGTGCTCGTGCTCTGGGAGCCGGGCGGGTGGGAGTCCTCACAGGAGTGGCCTAGCTGGGAGTGTGCCCAGGTGTCGGGCAGTGGGGACTGCAAGCTGGTACCTCTTAGGACTCTGTAGAAGCCACTGTACAGACAGAGAACAGGTGACTCTCTGTGACCCTTCCTTTTGCACTTGTCAGAATCATCCTGGGGCCAAGGTCCCAACAGAAGAACTTTGTCGAAGTCCCTGGTGATTGATTTGAGGTGGCTTGGAGGATACAAGGATTTTAGCCATTCCTAAACCCCTGCCTCCTGTACAGGAGGAGGGCTCACTCCTTCCACCCACCCTCTGCAGGACCCTGGCTGGTCTCCACCGCTGGCTTTCAGTGTGCGGGTGCAGCTGCCAGAAGGTGCCCGTGCTTCTCACATCCAGATCTGGGAGGCAGAGGGCTCCAGAAGAGATCTGGCAGAAACAGGAAGATCTAGCAGCTGCAGTAGATGTAGCAATGTATGCTGGACCTATGCTTTTAGGAAGGGTTAGGTACATCATTCCACCCTGTCTCCAAGCAGTCCTAACCTTAGGTGCTTATGTGGCCAATTGGCCTTTATGTTTACTCCTGGGACAGGGGCTAAGGCCCCTATCACATCGCTTATGTCCTGGGGATGAATTGGAATTGAGTGAACAtttggagggggaggagtgggttATTAATTTATAAACAAGAACACTTGAACCCTGGGACCACCTTCCAGGATACCCTATATAGTCACTCACCTGgccccccttttcttctcccccaggTGAGAAGCCCTATGCCTGTTCTCACTGCAGCAGGGCCTTCGCTGACCGCTCAAATCTCCGGGCCCACCTGCAGACACACTCTGACACCAAGAAATACCAGTGCAAGAGCTGTGCCAAGACCTTCTCCCGCATGTCCCTCTTGGCACGGCATGAGGAATCCGGCTGCTGCCCCggtccctgagaggtgtgggttgGTGCAGGTAGGCAGGATAGCACCTCACCCCGGGAGACCATGGCTGGCGTCTCTCTCGTCAACCTTGTGCTGTCTGGTGTGCTCAGAGGAGCCAGGTGTCCTGGGAGGGCAGGAGTGCAGCCCCCACTCTCAGGCACACTCCCCTGTCCCCCGCAGCCCATCGGGCCAGCAAGGTGAGCGAGGCCCTCTGCAGAGCTCCCACTCGGCTCTGCCCGCGTAGAGGGGACTTCTCTCCCAGGGATGACTTTCAGCAGAACAAGAACTACCGTTCTGTTTTCCACTTGCTCTGGTTTCAGCTTGTTTCTCTAAGAGCTAAAGACTGTTGGGGGACTGTCACCAGCATGGACAATTCCTGCCATTAAGATGACAAATGGGGCTGCCTTTGGATCTCTCCGCAACTCCACACGAACCCTCTGCCTTGTGCTGAGCGCACTGCACAGCCCAGCCTGCTTGGGCAGAGCTACCTCAAGGCTCACCTCCCCGCTTTGGCTTGGGATCTGGGCCATGTTGCCTCATGTcacacgtgcgcgcgcacaccctccccctctcactggGCTGCCCCTGAGATGAAACATTACCTGGAGGACCAGCTGCTAGGCCCCCATCCACACTCATGGGGCAATAAAGAGTCCATGCACTCCGCCCTGTTATGTCCTGTGAGTGTCTGCATTCTCCCAGCCCCCTGCATCTGTGGAGGAGGCCGAGCTCTGAGAAGTTCTCCAGGAACAGTAGGGTTCCTGGCCACAGAGGAGGAAGAGACGAGGGGTCAGGGCATTGAGCTGTGACGTTATGGGACAGGGAGTGAGGCTGCAGCAGGCAGGGTCCAGGTGAGCAGGAATGCCTTCTGGAAGAAAGAGATGGGTGATAGGAACAGTATCAAACAGCCTAGCAGAATAGCTGAGGGGCATGAACTCGGGCTGAAGATGAGTGAAGGCTTGCAGAAGAGGAAGTGTAAGGAAACCAAGGCCAGGAGAAAGGCCAGGGTGGGCCGCGAGCAGCACCGCACAGCTGGGTGTTTGTTTCTTCCCAGTCTGTTAGAAGAGAGAACCGGGGCTGTATCTGCACCCCTCTCCAGCGTCCCACCGGCGTGTCTTCATTGCGCCATCTCACCAAGGGGTCACATCTCCATGTCTGCTCACAGTACTGTCCCCCTTTCTCTGCACACTTTCTCTTGAGGCTGCAGGCATCTATGAATTGAACAAGTAGCCCAGGGCTCTGATCCCACCCTGGACACGCATGCTTTCCCAAACCAACTCAGATGCCAACACAcagacccttcctgccccagTGTCCTGCACCACTGCCCCAGCATCGTGGCATCATTTTCTTCTCATAGGCGGCCAAGACCCCCAGGGTGGTCACCTGTTGAGCTGGTCCTGCCTCTTGCCAGCATGTCTTAACCATCTTCAGCAGGACCCTGGAGGGAGGGTGGCGTCCGGAACCAAAGACAGAGGCCTGAGTCTAATGGAGCCTGACAGTCCTTACGGTTGGGAGGGGACACCTGCTCCTCTCTGCGGGAAGGATGGTCTGCTGTCAGCGGCTCCACTGCTGGTCCCAGCCAAGGGAGAGTTAGGCCCCTTGGTCCTGGCCCCGAAGTGGAGCCACACAGCAAGCTGCAGAGGTCCGCCTCTATCAGCCCTGAGCCGCCAGACCTGCCAAGCCTCCTCTGCGCGGGAGAACATTCAGGGGCGTTTACAAGGACCACACCGGGGGCCGAATATCTCACTCTGCAGCCACCTCTGCTGCAGTCCCAGCCTTGGTGGCCTCCACTGTAGAGTCTACCTGCAGCTCCTCAGAGGATGAAGAACATGGGTGGCTGGTTTAATGATGGCTGTTAGGCCTTGGATATCCCAGAGGAAACTTGACCTTGGTCTTGGGCTTCTTTAGACCAAACTGACTTTGATGAAGCAGACCACTCAAGAGAGCCCCTGCCTGGCCTCTACCAGACCGTCCCCGCCGGTGGAATGAAGATACTTCTGAGACTGGGACTGGGCCATTTGGCCACTACGGCAGTTTGcctggctgctgtaacaaattcccACACATCTGGCAGCTCAAACAGTGGAAATTCATTCTCCCGCagtcctggaggccagaagtccaagaccaagttttcgcagggctggttccttctggcGCTGTGAGGAGAATCTGTTCAGGTCCCTCTCCCAGTCCTGTGGGTCTGCGGGAAATTGTTGATGTTCCTGGGCTTTTAGAAGCATCACcccatctctgccttcatcttcacatggtgttctctcagtatgtgtctgtctgtgtccaaattttcccTTTTGGTAAGGAAACCTGACACAGTGGGTTATGACCCACCCTATAATGATCTCATCTTGGCTATATCTGCAGTGACCCTATTTCCAAGTAAGGCCACATTCTGACGTATTTGGGGGTTAAGACCTTACCATATAAATTGAGGGGACATGATTCAGCCCCACCCCCAACAGCTGA
This window contains:
- the SNAI3 gene encoding zinc finger protein SNAI3 → MPRSFLVKTHSSHRVPNYGELETQREVSGSCSACGGLVVPLLLPDRAAPPLPGDPAQPWEHKSVITCISLPLPEARGDSEPDPLEVSLMDPRAGQAPCVPLKHSLNHLNLPPLLVLPTRWPPILGPGGDQAPDRLLGAEQATCPPGGFQCIHCHKPYHTLAGLARHRQLHCHLQAQRCFTCKYCDKEYSSLGALKMHIRTHTLPCICAICGKAFSRPWLLQGHIRTHTGEKPYACSHCSRAFADRSNLRAHLQTHSDTKKYQCKSCAKTFSRMSLLARHEESGCCPGP